CCAAATTGTAGAGAACGTGTCCCGGACTATCCGGCAGCATCCAGCGACGCCGCAGCCGCTCTACCCACCCGCCACCTTCCGGATCGCCGAATCCATAAACAAGACTGTCTCCCAGTGCTACAAGCTTCAGAGGATGGCGATCGCTTTCAGGAAACGGCTTAATCGTAGGAGGGACAAGGGTTTGCATGGACTGTAATCTCGAACTTATTTTCAGAATGATATAGATAGATTGATAAGAATCTACATAATATTAAACGATTCTTTGTCTTGAAAGAAATTCTTCAGTGAATCTCCGGGCGGTGCTAACAGCCACAAAAATTGGGGACTCCTGCTAGACTGAAGGGTGCAAGGTGACAGGAGGGTCGCGCGACTGTGCGCCGCTACTCACGAACAACAATTAACAACTAATCCAACGTGATGCAAAAGCGTTTCAAGTTTGATACAACCGAAGTTTTACTCCGGGCTGAAGAGCTGGTGAGTGCTGCTTCCAATCGCTACCGGATTACCGTTCAAGTAGCGAATCGCGCTAAGCGCCGTCGCTATGAAGACTTTGATAATGTTGACGATCCGATGATGAAGCCAGTGCTGCGGGCGATTCTGGAAATGTCCGATGAGCTAACGCAACCGGAAATTATTGGCGATTAGATAAAAAATAACAAGCAAGATGAAGCGACAAACCAAAAAATTTCCCAAGCGAATGCTACGTTTTGCCGTTGCCTCTCTAACGGCGCTGTTTTTATTTCCTTGGGGAAGCATCTTTGATCCTTCATCCTCGCTTTTTCATCTTTCCGAACAGCCTGCGATTGCCCAGATGTACGGAACTCAGGATGTCTGGCGGCAAGTTTATCAACGCCTACCGGATTTGCCGCTAGAAAATCAATACATCAGCAAGGAAACTGGCAAGCAGGCATCGGAAAATACCCTAGTAGGTCGCATCATCCGCTATCACGTTTATGTAAAGTCACGTCCACCCAACTATCGGCTGGATTGGAAACTGACCTTGGCGGACTATCTGGGCGCAAACGAACTAATCCAGGAGTCGCTATATCCGGGTTATGATACGTTGCAGAAAAATCCCATGCAGAGCGATCGCGCGGTCATTGAACGCCTGAATCGAGCGCAACGAGACGCCTTAGTTCAAGTCCTCGTGAGTCTATTCACTCCCAATTCTCAGCAGCAGGCACCCGTACCTTCTCCCAGCGCTTCACCTCAGCCACAGGCAGCACCCAAACCCAGTGGAGGGCTAGCACTGCCTCAGCCAGGAGATGCTCAGTTACTCAAGTAAGGAAAAATTAAAAACTAAAAATGTAAGAAAAGCGCTTTAGTTTTTGATTTTTAATGACTTTTATGGAACGTCTCATCAAAAGTGGAGTTGGCTGGCGCATTGGCTGGAACCCTAACACGAGTGAGTTTAAAGGGTTAGTTGGTGGGGATGATTGGGCGATAGAGCTGACAGAGGCAGAGTTAAATGAGTTTTGTCGCTTGCTGGCGCAATTGGCAGAAAGTATGAGCCAGATCGCGACTGAGTTGATGGATGAGGAGAAAATCGCCTGCGAAACTGAAAGCGACTTACTTTGGATGGAAGTGGAGGGCTACCCCCATGCTTACAGCCTTCGCTTCATTCTCCACACGGGACGGCGGGGTGAGGGTAGCTGGAATGAGGCAGCAGTACCGGGTTTGATGCAAGCGGCTCAAATGTTAAAGGTTTTCTGATTGCATCTTGACAGCTTTAAAAAAGCTGATATAGAATATAAGACTGTGCCGGGGTGTAGCGCAGGTTGGTAGCGCGCAGCTTTGGGGTAGCTGAGGTCGTGGGTTCGAATCCCGCCACTCCGATTAGTCCGGCAGAATCCGTTAAGTTGAAAGGGGCGAGTTCTCCTGAGGGAGATAAAAAATCGCTCATCATTGTCATAGAAGCTAAGTCATAGACGCTCATGGCTTAGCGTGTAGGGAGCCTGTATCGCGGTTATTGCTGTGGAGCGATCGCTTATGCTCAGACGTTTAACCAGCCGCTCTCTGCTGACGGCAGCTATTTTTCTGGTTGTGACATCGCTTACCCTAATAATTGTCCTATTAACTAAGCAGCCAGTTATGACATCTCAACCCCAGCTGCTAACCGATCCCTTTCTACAACTGCCGACCGAAACAAGCGTGCGAGTCGTGTGGTTTACTGAGTTTGCTGGTGAGCATCGTGTCGCCTACGGTGAGAATCTCGCTCGCAGTGTCGTCGCCAGTACCACCAAACTCAGCCGCACTCGTGAGGATAGTCAATCGCGGGTAGGAAATCAGACTCAAGACGGTCAGATTTACCAGCAGCCAACCAGCCGAGACATCTGGCGGCACGAAGCAGAGGTGACTGGCTTAACTCCTGGCAAGCGAGTTTCTTATCGCGTCACCAGTCTGCGGGAAGATGGTACGAG
This portion of the Coleofasciculus sp. FACHB-T130 genome encodes:
- a CDS encoding DUF1818 family protein, yielding MERLIKSGVGWRIGWNPNTSEFKGLVGGDDWAIELTEAELNEFCRLLAQLAESMSQIATELMDEEKIACETESDLLWMEVEGYPHAYSLRFILHTGRRGEGSWNEAAVPGLMQAAQMLKVF
- a CDS encoding DNA-directed RNA polymerase subunit omega; translation: MQKRFKFDTTEVLLRAEELVSAASNRYRITVQVANRAKRRRYEDFDNVDDPMMKPVLRAILEMSDELTQPEIIGD